The Taeniopygia guttata chromosome 27, bTaeGut7.mat, whole genome shotgun sequence region TGCTGGGGGCTCCCAAACACCCTCCTACCTGTCTTGATGACGTTGTGCCTCAGCCGAATGATCAGGGTGTAGGTGCCATCGGCCTGGAACTTGTCCCCAAACTGGTCAAGGACTTGGTTGAACTTGGCCAGGTTCCCCGTCCTGACGGCTGCAGGGAAGAAGgtgggaaagggggaaggagaaaagcTGGGGAAAGAGTCAGGGCTGGCTgacttcctccttctcctccttcccaagTGGCATCTGCATGCAAGTCCCATCAAGGGGAGAGAAGAGAATTCCCACTGGGTCCCTTgccactcaggatattccatgatccTCTGACCCCGCAGGAAGGACAGACAGGCAGGGGTGGGCGGCCATACCCTGGGTCAGCAGGAAGTAGGGCATGAGCGAGCGCTTGAGCGAGGGCTGCCGGAACTGGAGCCTGTCCGGGATCTCCCCGAGGAGCAGCTCCACCACGATGAGCAGCTTATGCACCTGGGGCACAGCGAGACCCTCAGTGAGCCCCCATGGGGCCTGAaaccatccctgtccctgtgcatTCCAAGAGGCCTTGCACCCATCCCCGTGTGGCACAAGACCCCAGGACATCCCAaacctgctcctgtccctgtgagGCCTGGAAGGTCACAGATTTGTCTCTGGGAAGTTCCAAACTTAGGAGGTCCTGCACCTGTcatccctgcagagcccagcacccTGGGAGGTCCCAAACCTGTCCCCATGGGGCCTGACCCTGGCAGATCCCAcacctgtccctgcagagcccaaaCCTGGGGGGTCCCAGATCTCATTCTGGAAGGTGCCAAGCCTGGGAGGTCCCAGAAGTGCCCCCGTGGGAGCTCAGCTCTGGGGAGTCCTGGACCTGACCCTGGGAAGTCCCAAATCCCAAGGGACCTGACTCCTTGGGGCCTGACATCCAAGGAGGTCCCAAACCTGCCCAGGATCTCCCAAACCTGGGAGATCCCAAACTAAACTCCATAGGGCCTGACATCCCAGAAGGTCCCAAACCTGGGAGGTACCAAACCAAATTCCATGGGGCCTGACATCCCAGAAGATCCCAAACCCAATTCCATGGAGCCTGACATCCCAGAAGGTCCCAAACCCAATTCCATGGAGCCTGACATCCCAGAAGGCCCCAAACCCAATTCCATGGAGCCTGACATCCCAGAAGGTCCCAAACCCAATTCCATGGGGCCTGACATCCCAGAAGGTCCCAAACCCAATTCCATGGAGCCTGACATCCCAGAAGGTCCCAAACCCAATTCCATGGGGCCTGACATCCCAGAAGGTCCCAAACCCAATTCCATGGAGCCTGACATCCCAGAAGGTCCCACATCCAACCCCTGTGAGATCTCTGACGGGTCTCAGAGCCAAGCCAGGGGTGTCCTGCCCCCTCCTCACTCACCGTCTGCTTGAAGCCGACGGCCGTGTGCTGCGGGGCCTTGCGCAGGGCGTTGGTCATGGTGCGCCGTGCCTCCGAGTACTCCAGCTGGATGGCCTTGATCCGCCCTGGGCGGGTGGGGAAAGCCACCCAGTGAATCCAACCTGCCCTGCATGGATGGGGCTCCAAATCCTGCATGAAGCCCCACCTCCAGCTGCTCACAGGGGCTCTCAGAGGGTGCCgggaggcagggcaggcacCGAGCCAGCTCACCTGTGTAGTACAGGTAGCGAGCCCACTCGTTGTTGTTGGCCTGCTCGGGGAACACGGATTTGGAGACGAGCTTCTCGGCCTGGTCGTAGAGGTTGTAGTGGAGGTAATTCCTCAGGAGCAGGTTCAGGAGCGTGGCCTGGCCGTCGGCGTCGTGGCGCAGCGTGGCCGTGCGGAGCCGGGCGTGCAGGAAGCTGCGGGGTGGGACGGGGAGTCAGGGAAGAAGAGGGAGGAAAACGGGGGGGGATCACGTTCAGGGAGAGACCCCCAAGGACCCATCCCACCTCCGGACCACGTCGAGTTTGTTCAGGAATTCGTAGATGCGGGAGTGGTAATAGTAACACTTGGCCACCACCAGGTCCAGGGCCCGGCGGTTCTGGGAGCTGATCTTCTGCATCAGGTCATCGGACACCTTCTGAGCCTGCGGGACAGGAAGGGAGGTCAGGGCAGGGCTCTGATCCCACGAGGGGCAGAGACCGCccaggctgtggggctgagcctggggGAGCAACTGAACGCTGCTGGATGAGGGGACAGCACGAGGCAGGGGGtgcctggggagcagagcactGCAGGCAGCTCAGGGCTCTCACCTCGGGGTACCTCTTGCTGTTCATCAGGTAGATGACGAGCAGCAGTTGCAGGTAGGCCTCCACCTCTGGCAGGAGAGGGGCTGAGGCTGCTTTCCCTGTCCGTGGGCGGAACTGCAGCTCAGCTTCTGTGTCCATGGACTGAGGGGAGAGAGAAATTCTGGATCCCTGTCCCCGTGCGGagacagctctgctccaggtgtgacaggagccagcccagggccacaaggacctgtcccagcagagaggctgctcatctccagtgtccccaaaccTCTCTGCCCTACTCCAGAGGCTCCTTGGAGAGGGAAAGAATCACGGAATCCCAGACTTTTTTGGGTTGGAGGGGCCTTCAAGTTCATCCCTACCCTCCCATGGGtatggacaccttccactaaaccaggctgctccaaaccttGTCCATCCCAGCCacagacacttccagggatgaggtaGCCACAACTTTCCTGGAAATCCATTCCAGTGCTTCACTGCcctcagagggaagaatttctggCCAGTATCCCATCTAATCCTGCCCTGTGTCAGTGGcaagccattctcccttgtccttgTCACTCCAAACCCTTGTAAACAGTTCCTCTCCatccttcctgctgcttcttcagaCATGGGAGGCCATAATTAGGTGACCCCTaaaccttctcttcttcaggctgaaccaTCCCTACGCTCCCTGTCTTTCctcacagctgagctgctccatccctttgATTATCCTCTGGATTTGCTCCTACACCTCCACACCCTTCCTGGGgcgctggggcagctctgctggtggGGGGTGTCACCAGGGCCGGGCAGAGGTGAGGGCAGCCCCTACCTCCTCCAGGAATCCCAGCAGGAAGTCCCTGACAGTGCAGTTGGAGGTGAAGAAGCCGTGGATGGCCTTGTGCAGCACGTTGGGGTTGAGGCGGCGGGAGGTGGAGGGCAGAGCTCGCAGCGCCCGCAGGACGTAGCGCGGCTCCTTCCCCGACACcgccttctccagctgcttcaCGTGCTCCTTGATGTCTGCAGGGGCACACCGACAcccctcaccccaaatcctctgcTAGCAGCACCCCGGAGCAaagccagggctgccccatcGCCCcgtcctgctgtgctgaggtgcCTCTGCCCATGGCTTTGGTGTCCCCAGTGACCcgtccctgccctcagggctgtccctgtTTGGAGCAGGGGGCTGGTGAGGCTCTTGCAgagttttttccctcctcccgAAGGGCTCTGTACCCCTGTGGGGTCCCACCATTGCAGCCCCCTGTCCCTCACAGTCTGTCCCCAGAACACAGTCTCACAGAGCTGCCCCAATTCCCTTCTACAGCGACCCCTCCAAACCACAATTCCATCCCTCATTCTTCCGTGACCCCAAAGCCAACCTCCCCCTTGCCTTCCCTCACACACTGCCCCAAACACCCTTCTCCACAGTGTCTCCCGCACAAAACACAGCTCCCACCTCCACTTCCCTCTCTAAATCCCTTTCCCCATAGTGACACCCCCCAAACACAcctcccctctccctttcccacaCAGTGCCCCCCATCTCCCCTTCCCCAAAGCGTTCCCGAACCCTAAACTCATCTCTCATTTCCCTCAGAGCCCCTCCAACTGCCCCCCAACACTGATCCAAACATtcccctcctccagcaccttTCCAGCCCCTTTCCTACCTCCCCTCAGGTACCCCCACCCTGACCCCCTCAGGGCTTCCTATACCTCCCCCCAACCCCCTCCTCCACCACCCCCCTCTCAGGGGTCCCCCCAATCCGTGCCAGGCCCCTTCcacccccaagaccccccagtCCCCCCTCACGGCCACAGACACCCCCATTACAACAACACCCCCGCCTCACCCTCCAGCGTGATCGCGTCCAGCTCCCGCTGCGGCTGCCGCTCTCCGCCCGCCTCGGGGGCCACCGGCGCCGCCTCCTCGTGCATCTCGACGTCGGGGGGCGCGGGCGGGGGTCCCTCCGGGGGTGCTTTGGCCTTGTCGCCGCGGCGGCGGGACGCGCCGTCCTGCTTCATGGCGTGACACTGCACAACGGGCCGCCAGGCGCGGCCAGCCGAGCGCCGAGCGGCGCACCGTCGGCTCCTTCCGCCGCCGCTCGGGCTGTTCCGCCGCCGCTCGGGCTGTTCCGCCGCGCTCTTCGGATCGCTCGGGCACCGCTCGGGGAGTTTCGTGACCCTATCGGGTGTTTCCGCCTTCGCGCGTAGATTTTCGCTCGGGAGTTTCGGCCGAGCCCTCTCGGAATATTCCGCCATCTATCGGCTTCTTTCGCCTCGCTCTCCTTCGGGAATCTCCGTAGAGCTTTCGGGTGCTGAGCTATTCCCGCCTTTTGGGGGCGCGGGCGAGTCTTCGCTGAGGTCCCGTGAGGGGCTTGTCTGTAACGGGACATCCCGTGAGGGGTTTGTCTGTAACGGGACATCCCGTGAAGGGTCCGTGAGGGGCCGGGCTGGGATCGAGGATTCCTTGAGGGGTCCCGTGAGGGATCGCACTGGGATCGGGGATTCTGTGAGGGGTCCCGTGAGGGATCGCACTGGGATCGGGGATTCTGTGAGGGGTCCCGTGAGGGATCGCACTGGGATCGGGGATCGCACTGGGATCGGGGATTCCGTGAGGGGTCCCGTGAGGGATCGCACTGGGATCGGGGATCGCACTGGGATCGGGGATTCTGTGAGGGGTTCCGTGAGGGATCGCACTGGGATCGGGGATTCTGTGAGGGGTCCCGTGAGGGATCGCACTGGGATCGGGGATTCCGTGAGGGGTCCCGTGAGGGGCCGGGCTGGAGCTAGATCGGGGATCCCGTGAAGAGTCCCGGGTAGGACCGGGCTGGGATCAGGGGTTCTGTGAAGGGTCCCTTGTGGTCCATGTGGGGTCGGGCTGGGACCGAGGATCCTGCAAAGTGTCCCTTGTGAGCTTGGGGATCCTgtgaggggctgagctgggatcGATAATCCCGTAAGTGATCCGGTGAGGAGACGGACTgaaggctgggagcaggggtcCCAGGAGAGGCCAGGTTGGAGCTGGGAGTTCTCTGAGGGGTCTGCTCTGGGTCTGGGGCCAAAGGGTCTTACAACGATTCCAGGTTGGAGCTGGGCTCCCCTCGTAGCTGTTGCAAGGCAGAGCCCGGCTCCTGGTGCTGGAGATCTTCCCAGAGCCATCAGTGCCCGCACAggtgagcagtgctgcaggcacCCGTGGCCTCCAGAGAcgctcccacagccccacagcctgaGGGACTCCCCGACTTCCCCCCAGGGCTAACTGCCTGTGTTTTTCATATAGTATGCCGAGCTTGTCAGATGTACTTGACAGAAATGGACTTTGAGAGCACCCAATTGCGTAGCAAGAAAGTTCTCTTTATTTATAGAGTGATGTATGCTTGCTCTAAAGTGCTACATGTGTCCATTGAACATCTCAGGGATGACGGCAGTGACCAGGGAGATGTCAGTGGAAGAAATTCACTTTGATATCCAACCTTTTGTAGGCATAATGAATTTTCCTGCCTCAAATTCCCTTTTGCCAGCCAAATCAGCCTTGATTATTAACAAGGATGATACCAGGAGAGAAAACTGTCTTGTCAGCAAAGATTTCACAAGACCTCGCAGACTGGttccctgggcagggccaggtACAGCCTACCACTCAGGAAGTTAAGGGCATACAGGGCCACAAACAGGGCTGCCACAGCCTCGAAGGATTGATCCCTAGGGACAGCTAAACCATCTTCCTGGAGCTGCACTCCACTCAGCTCCACCAGGGCAATGGTTAACATCTGTTCCTCCTCTTGTGAGAAGAGCAGCCCGGAATCCACTAGGAAAGAGTCCACCCCTTTATCCAGGTCATGTTTCAGGAGGTTTTCAACCTtcacagaaacaacaaaaaaagcaaactcaGAATTTCAGTTGTCAACTCGTGTCATTGTTACGGAAATGTTGCTAGAATTAACATAGCCCCCACCTCCCCTTGAAAGGAGCCAAGT contains the following coding sequences:
- the PSMD3 gene encoding 26S proteasome non-ATPase regulatory subunit 3 encodes the protein MKQDGASRRRGDKAKAPPEGPPPAPPDVEMHEEAAPVAPEAGGERQPQRELDAITLEDIKEHVKQLEKAVSGKEPRYVLRALRALPSTSRRLNPNVLHKAIHGFFTSNCTVRDFLLGFLEESMDTEAELQFRPRTGKAASAPLLPEVEAYLQLLLVIYLMNSKRYPEAQKVSDDLMQKISSQNRRALDLVVAKCYYYHSRIYEFLNKLDVVRSFLHARLRTATLRHDADGQATLLNLLLRNYLHYNLYDQAEKLVSKSVFPEQANNNEWARYLYYTGRIKAIQLEYSEARRTMTNALRKAPQHTAVGFKQTVHKLLIVVELLLGEIPDRLQFRQPSLKRSLMPYFLLTQAVRTGNLAKFNQVLDQFGDKFQADGTYTLIIRLRHNVIKTGVRMISLSYSRISLADIAQKLQLDSPEDAEFIVAKAIRDGVIEASINHEKGYVQSKEMIDIYSTREPQLAFHQRISFCLDIHNMSVKAMRFPPKSYNKDLESAEERREREQQDLEFAKEMAEDDDDGFP